One stretch of Streptomyces sp. R21 DNA includes these proteins:
- a CDS encoding sensor histidine kinase: MNDLVRQHTALGDSDLEWLHLLVSEWQLLSDLSFADLVLWVPTRDGTRYVSVAQMRPNTGPTSYQDDMVGHLVPRGRRPLLDAALDEGRIVREGDPEWREEVPVRVESIPVRREGRVLGVIARNTNLLTVRTPSRLELTYLQSASDLAQMIAAGSFPFPDQQVDMDASPRVGDGLIRLDADGIVQYASPNALSAYHRLGLAADLVGHHLGVTTAELAPSRGPVDEALSKVASGWAPREFEIESGDGVIQLRAIPLKPKGTRVGSLVLLRDVTELRRRERELITKDATIREIHHRVKNNLQTVAALLRLQARRIDSDKGREALEEAVRRVGSIAIVHETLSQNLDERVEFDEIADRVLAMVAEISPGKVTGRRTGRFGILDAEVATPLSMVLTEILQNALEHGFREGDRGTVEVSAVRGGTSKEARLLVTVQDDGVGLPEGFDPHRSGNLGLQIVRTLVEGELGGTFDMVAAPERGTQVILDIPVPPNK, from the coding sequence ATGAACGACCTCGTACGCCAGCACACCGCACTCGGTGACTCCGACCTCGAGTGGCTGCATCTGCTGGTCTCGGAGTGGCAGCTGCTCTCCGACCTCTCCTTCGCCGACCTCGTGCTCTGGGTCCCCACGCGGGACGGCACCCGCTATGTCTCCGTCGCGCAGATGCGGCCCAACACCGGCCCCACCTCGTACCAGGACGACATGGTCGGCCACCTCGTCCCGCGCGGCCGCCGGCCCCTGCTGGACGCAGCGCTCGACGAGGGCCGCATCGTGCGCGAGGGCGACCCCGAGTGGCGCGAAGAGGTCCCCGTACGGGTCGAGTCGATTCCCGTGCGACGGGAGGGGCGCGTCCTCGGTGTGATCGCCCGCAACACCAACCTCCTCACCGTGCGCACCCCGAGCCGCCTGGAGCTGACCTACCTCCAGAGCGCCTCCGATCTCGCCCAGATGATCGCCGCCGGCTCCTTCCCGTTCCCCGACCAGCAGGTCGACATGGACGCCTCACCGCGCGTGGGCGACGGGCTGATCCGGCTCGACGCGGACGGCATCGTCCAGTACGCCTCCCCGAACGCCCTCTCCGCCTACCACCGCCTCGGCCTCGCCGCCGACCTGGTGGGCCACCACCTCGGTGTGACCACCGCCGAACTCGCCCCCTCCCGCGGCCCGGTGGACGAGGCGCTGTCCAAGGTCGCCAGCGGCTGGGCGCCCCGCGAGTTCGAGATCGAGAGCGGCGACGGGGTGATCCAACTGCGCGCGATCCCGCTCAAGCCCAAGGGCACGCGCGTCGGTTCGCTGGTCCTGCTGCGGGACGTCACCGAACTGCGGCGGCGCGAGCGCGAGTTGATCACCAAGGACGCGACCATCCGGGAGATCCACCACCGGGTGAAGAACAACCTGCAGACGGTGGCCGCACTTCTGCGCCTCCAGGCCCGCCGCATCGACTCCGACAAGGGGCGTGAGGCGCTGGAGGAGGCCGTACGCCGCGTCGGTTCGATCGCGATCGTGCACGAGACGCTGTCCCAGAACCTGGACGAGCGGGTGGAGTTCGACGAGATCGCCGACCGGGTGCTCGCCATGGTCGCCGAGATCTCACCCGGCAAGGTCACCGGGCGGCGCACCGGCCGCTTCGGGATCCTGGACGCCGAGGTCGCGACGCCGCTCTCCATGGTGCTCACCGAGATCCTGCAGAACGCCCTGGAGCACGGCTTCCGCGAGGGCGACCGCGGCACGGTCGAGGTCTCGGCGGTCCGCGGCGGCACCAGCAAGGAGGCCCGGCTCCTGGTCACCGTCCAGGACGACGGCGTGGGTCTGCCCGAGGGCTTCGACCCGCA
- a CDS encoding carbohydrate ABC transporter permease, which produces MKRSLTARLWPNVTAVVLFVVFAFPVYWMFATAFKPTGDIIADTPVFLPTDVTFAHFKRAFHADHFWTLVGNSLTVTVLSVLLALVIALLASFALARMRFKGRRGFVLTFMIAQMAPWEVMVIAIYLIVRDSDMLNSLVPLTVFYMIMVLPFTILTLRGYVAAVPKELEESAMVDGCTRTQAFVKVIFPLLAPGLMATSLFGFVTAWNEFPLVLILNKDIEKQTLPLWLSSFQTTFGDDWGATMAAATLFALPILILFVFLQRKAVSGLTSGAVKG; this is translated from the coding sequence GTGAAGCGCTCCCTGACGGCCCGCCTGTGGCCCAACGTGACGGCCGTCGTTCTCTTCGTCGTCTTCGCGTTCCCCGTGTACTGGATGTTCGCCACCGCGTTCAAGCCGACCGGCGACATCATCGCGGACACCCCGGTCTTCCTGCCGACCGACGTCACCTTCGCCCACTTCAAGCGGGCCTTCCACGCCGACCACTTCTGGACCCTGGTCGGCAACTCCCTGACGGTGACCGTGCTTTCGGTGCTCCTCGCCCTCGTCATCGCGCTGCTGGCGTCCTTCGCGCTGGCCCGGATGCGGTTCAAGGGGCGGCGCGGCTTCGTCCTGACCTTCATGATCGCGCAGATGGCGCCCTGGGAGGTCATGGTCATCGCGATCTACCTGATCGTGCGGGACTCGGACATGCTCAACAGCCTCGTCCCGCTGACCGTCTTCTACATGATCATGGTGCTGCCCTTCACGATCCTGACACTGCGCGGCTACGTCGCCGCCGTGCCCAAGGAGCTGGAGGAGTCCGCCATGGTGGACGGCTGCACCCGCACCCAGGCCTTCGTGAAGGTGATCTTCCCGCTGCTGGCGCCGGGGCTGATGGCGACGTCGCTCTTCGGCTTCGTCACGGCGTGGAACGAGTTCCCGCTGGTCCTGATCCTCAACAAGGACATCGAGAAGCAGACGCTTCCGCTGTGGCTCTCCAGTTTCCAGACGACGTTCGGTGACGACTGGGGGGCGACCATGGCGGCGGCGACGCTCTTCGCCCTGCCCATCCTGATCCTCTTCGTCTTCCTCCAGCGCAAGGCCGTCAGCGGACTCACCTCCGGCGCCGTGAAGGGATAA
- a CDS encoding carbohydrate ABC transporter permease yields MSVQTERADTVPASGVRKTGGAPPGPGGGETRTNRRGGSFAPYLLLLPALLFTAVLLGWPLVKNGMLSFQNMNPRQLILHLTEWNGFDNYQEVLGSSDFWKVVQRSVVFTAVNVVLIMVLGTLVGLLLARLGKRMRLLLMLGLVLAWAMPVIAATTVYQWLFAQRFGVVNWLLDKAGWHSMADYNWFGTQLSTFSVIALLLVWQSIPFVAINLYAATTTIPKELYEAASIDGAGTWKSFTSVTFPYLRPFLWATTFLEVIWIFKAFPQIFAMNEGGPDRLTETLPIYAFVEGPGNQHYGMGAAISFLTIFILLALTAYYLRTVLKQEEDEL; encoded by the coding sequence ATGTCAGTGCAGACCGAACGCGCGGACACGGTCCCGGCATCGGGCGTCCGTAAGACCGGCGGGGCCCCGCCCGGCCCCGGAGGCGGGGAGACCCGTACGAACAGACGTGGCGGATCCTTCGCCCCCTACCTGCTCCTGCTGCCGGCGCTGCTCTTCACCGCGGTGCTGCTCGGCTGGCCGCTGGTCAAGAACGGCATGCTGTCGTTCCAGAACATGAACCCGCGCCAGCTGATCCTGCACCTCACCGAGTGGAACGGGTTCGACAACTACCAGGAGGTCCTGGGTAGTTCGGACTTCTGGAAGGTCGTCCAGCGGTCGGTGGTCTTCACCGCCGTCAACGTCGTCCTCATCATGGTGCTCGGTACGCTCGTCGGCCTGCTCCTCGCCCGCCTCGGCAAGCGCATGCGGCTGCTGCTGATGCTCGGCCTCGTGCTCGCCTGGGCGATGCCGGTGATCGCCGCGACCACCGTCTACCAGTGGCTGTTCGCCCAGCGCTTCGGCGTCGTCAACTGGCTGCTCGACAAGGCCGGCTGGCACTCGATGGCCGACTACAACTGGTTCGGCACCCAGCTCTCCACCTTCTCCGTGATCGCCCTGCTGCTCGTCTGGCAGTCGATCCCGTTCGTGGCGATCAATCTCTACGCCGCCACGACCACGATCCCCAAGGAGCTCTACGAGGCCGCCTCGATCGACGGGGCCGGGACCTGGAAGAGCTTCACCTCGGTGACGTTCCCGTACCTGCGGCCGTTCCTGTGGGCGACGACGTTCCTGGAGGTCATCTGGATCTTCAAGGCGTTCCCGCAGATCTTCGCGATGAACGAGGGCGGCCCCGACCGGCTCACCGAGACCCTGCCGATCTACGCCTTCGTCGAGGGTCCCGGCAACCAGCACTACGGCATGGGCGCGGCCATCTCGTTCCTGACGATTTTCATCCTGCTCGCCCTGACCGCCTATTACCTGCGTACCGTTCTCAAGCAAGAGGAGGACGAGCTGTGA
- a CDS encoding glycoside hydrolase family 3 protein, producing MTTIASGTDTLTRDALAVLQPGFTGTSAPDWLLRRLGEGLASVGLFGRNIASPEQLAALTAQLRAERDDVLVAIDEEGGDVTRLEVRTGSSFPGNHALGAVDDVELTREVAAELGRRLAACGVNLNWAPSADVNSNPGNPVIGVRSFGADTALVARHTAAYVTGLQSAGVAACTKHFPGHGDTAVDSHHALPRIDAGLPVLQERELAPFRAAIAAGTRAVMSAHILVPALDPDRPATLSPRILTGLLREELGYDGLIVTDGMEMQAIAATYGIERGSVLAIAAGADAICVGGGLADDETVRRLRDALVTAVRTGELPEERLADAAARVRALARWTAGASGDGSPDGHGARSDIGLIAARRALTVTPSEAYAAVTEPPYVAALTPVANIAVGDETPWGVAAELARLLPGTETGSFAGDGAGAEALAAAGSRRIVAVVRDEHRHPWMTAALDTLLAARPDTLVVEMGVPQATPRGSLHIATHGAARVCGRAAAEVIAGE from the coding sequence ATGACGACGATCGCCTCCGGCACGGACACGCTCACCCGCGACGCCCTTGCCGTCCTCCAGCCCGGCTTCACCGGAACCAGCGCCCCCGACTGGCTGCTGCGCCGGCTCGGTGAAGGCCTGGCCTCCGTGGGCCTGTTCGGCCGCAACATCGCCTCGCCCGAGCAACTGGCCGCCCTGACCGCCCAGTTGCGCGCCGAACGCGACGACGTGCTCGTCGCCATCGACGAGGAGGGCGGTGATGTCACCCGCCTGGAGGTGCGCACGGGCTCCTCGTTCCCCGGCAACCACGCGCTCGGCGCGGTCGACGACGTCGAGCTGACCCGGGAGGTGGCCGCGGAACTCGGCCGCCGCCTCGCGGCCTGCGGAGTCAACCTCAACTGGGCGCCGTCCGCGGACGTCAACTCCAACCCCGGCAACCCGGTCATCGGCGTGCGCTCGTTCGGTGCCGACACCGCCCTGGTCGCCCGGCACACCGCCGCCTACGTCACCGGGCTCCAGTCCGCGGGCGTCGCCGCCTGCACCAAGCACTTCCCGGGGCACGGCGACACGGCGGTCGACTCGCACCACGCACTGCCGCGCATCGACGCCGGGCTCCCGGTGCTCCAGGAGCGCGAACTCGCCCCGTTCCGCGCCGCGATCGCCGCGGGCACCCGCGCGGTGATGAGCGCCCACATCCTGGTCCCGGCCCTGGACCCGGACCGCCCGGCCACCCTCTCCCCGCGCATCCTCACCGGGCTGCTGCGCGAGGAACTCGGCTACGACGGCCTCATCGTCACCGACGGCATGGAGATGCAGGCCATCGCAGCGACGTACGGCATCGAGCGGGGCAGCGTCCTCGCCATCGCGGCCGGCGCCGACGCCATCTGCGTGGGCGGCGGCCTCGCGGACGACGAGACGGTACGCCGACTGCGCGACGCCCTCGTGACGGCCGTACGTACGGGGGAACTGCCCGAGGAACGGCTCGCGGACGCCGCGGCACGGGTACGGGCCCTGGCACGGTGGACGGCCGGTGCCTCGGGCGACGGTTCTCCCGACGGACATGGGGCGCGCTCGGACATCGGGCTGATCGCCGCCCGCCGGGCACTGACCGTCACGCCTTCGGAGGCCTACGCGGCAGTCACCGAGCCGCCCTACGTCGCCGCCCTCACTCCCGTCGCCAACATCGCGGTCGGCGACGAGACCCCGTGGGGCGTCGCGGCCGAACTCGCCCGGCTGTTGCCCGGCACGGAGACCGGCAGCTTCGCCGGGGACGGCGCCGGAGCGGAGGCCCTGGCCGCCGCGGGCTCCCGCCGCATCGTCGCCGTCGTCCGCGACGAGCACCGCCACCCCTGGATGACGGCAGCCCTCGACACCCTCCTCGCCGCCCGCCCCGACACGCTCGTGGTCGAGATGGGCGTCCCGCAGGCCACGCCCCGCGGCTCCCTCCACATCGCCACGCACGGCGCGGCCCGCGTCTGCGGCCGGGCTGCGGCGGAGGTCATCGCGGGGGAGTAG
- a CDS encoding extracellular solute-binding protein: MKRKLIAAIGIAGMMISVAACGGSDDSDSGKKAGADGYKGETLTVWAMDGSTPPAWTKDLQAAFKKKTGATLKFETQKWDGIQQKITTALSESSPPDVVEVGNTQTPAYAATGGLADLSDLKSSIGADWAENLNASAVFDGKQYAAPWYFANRVVIYNKKVWADAGIKGTPKTRDEFYKDLDAIGKKTKAEPIYLPGQNWYFFDGLTIGQGADLVKKDGDKYVSNLADPKVTAAMEIYKKYQSYSKAPMDKDEATPQQAEVFAKGNVGAFIGMGWEAGTAIAANKKIEKDIGYFTIPGETADKPEGVFLGGSNFAVAAGSKKQDLAKEFLKLALSDKFEGALAKQNGVIPNKESLNSVLAGNVVAEAAAPAAKQGGTTPLIPEWAAVENTPNPIKTYMTAVLKGKSPADAAKQVEAEINKRLSQKS; the protein is encoded by the coding sequence GTGAAGCGCAAGCTGATAGCCGCGATCGGTATCGCGGGCATGATGATCTCGGTCGCGGCCTGCGGCGGCAGTGACGACAGCGACAGCGGCAAGAAGGCGGGGGCCGACGGCTACAAGGGGGAGACCCTGACCGTCTGGGCGATGGACGGCTCCACCCCGCCGGCCTGGACCAAGGACCTGCAGGCCGCCTTCAAGAAGAAGACCGGCGCGACGCTGAAGTTCGAGACCCAGAAGTGGGACGGGATCCAGCAGAAGATCACCACCGCCCTCTCCGAGTCCAGCCCGCCGGACGTCGTCGAGGTCGGCAACACCCAGACCCCCGCGTACGCGGCCACCGGCGGCCTCGCCGACCTCAGCGACCTGAAGAGCAGCATCGGCGCCGACTGGGCCGAGAACCTCAACGCGTCCGCGGTCTTCGACGGCAAGCAGTACGCGGCGCCCTGGTACTTCGCCAACCGCGTCGTCATCTACAACAAGAAGGTCTGGGCCGACGCCGGCATCAAGGGCACCCCGAAGACGCGGGACGAGTTCTACAAGGACCTCGACGCCATCGGCAAGAAGACCAAGGCCGAGCCGATCTACCTGCCCGGCCAGAACTGGTACTTCTTCGACGGTCTGACCATCGGCCAGGGTGCCGACCTGGTGAAGAAGGACGGCGACAAGTACGTCTCCAACCTCGCCGACCCCAAGGTCACCGCGGCCATGGAGATCTACAAGAAGTACCAGTCCTATTCCAAGGCCCCCATGGACAAGGACGAGGCCACCCCGCAGCAGGCCGAGGTCTTCGCCAAGGGCAACGTCGGTGCCTTCATCGGCATGGGCTGGGAGGCCGGCACGGCCATCGCCGCCAACAAGAAGATCGAGAAGGACATCGGCTACTTCACCATCCCCGGTGAGACCGCCGACAAGCCCGAGGGCGTCTTCCTCGGCGGCTCCAACTTCGCGGTGGCCGCGGGCAGCAAGAAGCAGGACCTCGCCAAGGAGTTCCTGAAGCTCGCCCTGTCCGACAAGTTCGAGGGTGCGCTCGCCAAGCAGAACGGCGTCATCCCGAACAAGGAGTCGCTCAACTCCGTCCTCGCGGGCAACGTCGTCGCCGAGGCGGCCGCTCCCGCCGCCAAGCAGGGCGGCACCACGCCGCTGATCCCCGAGTGGGCCGCGGTGGAGAACACCCCGAACCCGATCAAGACGTACATGACCGCGGTTCTGAAGGGCAAGTCGCCGGCCGACGCTGCCAAGCAGGTCGAGGCCGAGATCAACAAGCGGCTCTCGCAGAAGAGCTGA
- a CDS encoding SDR family oxidoreductase: MGVLTGRTALVTGGSRGIGRGIAERLGADGARVAVHYGSNRAAAKETVAAIEAAGGSAFAIGVELGVPGDAERLWAEFDRHADGVDILVNNAAIGTSRAFGEIDEAEYDRVFAVNVRAPHFITRLGAERLRDGGRVINVSSGLARNAVMPDKMAYAMTKGALDVFTRDLSKVLGPRGITVNSVAPGIIDTDTNADWLRTSDEAWAGAAAISALGRVGTPADVADVVSFLASDAGRWITGAWLDTTGGSLV; this comes from the coding sequence ATGGGCGTGCTCACGGGCAGGACTGCACTCGTCACCGGCGGCAGCAGGGGGATCGGGCGGGGCATCGCCGAGCGGCTCGGCGCCGACGGCGCGCGCGTCGCCGTGCATTACGGCAGCAACAGGGCGGCCGCGAAGGAGACGGTGGCCGCGATCGAGGCGGCGGGCGGCTCGGCGTTCGCGATCGGGGTGGAGCTGGGGGTGCCGGGAGACGCGGAGCGGCTCTGGGCGGAGTTCGACCGGCATGCGGACGGCGTCGACATCCTGGTGAACAACGCGGCGATCGGCACGTCACGGGCGTTCGGCGAGATCGACGAGGCGGAGTACGACCGCGTCTTCGCGGTGAATGTGCGAGCCCCCCACTTCATCACCCGGCTGGGCGCCGAGCGGCTGCGGGACGGCGGTCGGGTGATCAACGTGTCCTCCGGCCTCGCGCGCAACGCGGTGATGCCGGACAAGATGGCCTACGCGATGACGAAGGGCGCGCTGGACGTCTTCACCCGCGACCTCTCCAAGGTGCTGGGCCCCCGGGGCATCACGGTGAACTCGGTGGCCCCCGGCATCATCGACACCGACACCAACGCGGACTGGCTGCGGACCAGTGACGAGGCGTGGGCGGGGGCCGCGGCGATATCGGCCCTCGGGCGCGTGGGCACCCCGGCGGACGTCGCGGACGTGGTGTCCTTCCTCGCCTCGGACGCGGGGCGCTGGATCACCGGGGCGTGGCTGGACACGACAGGGGGTTCGCTGGTGTAG
- the nagB gene encoding glucosamine-6-phosphate deaminase, producing MEVVIVPDAKAGGEIIAEAMAELLRRKPDALLGVATGSTPLPIYEALAAKADSGAVDASRARIAQLDEYVGLPAEHPESYRSVLRREVLAPLGLDVEAFMGPDGTAADVQAACEAYDRALAAAGGVDLQILGIGTDGHIGFNEPCSSLASRTRIKTLTEQTRVDNARFFEGDIEQVPHHVITQGIGTILEARHLVLLATGDGKADAVAATVEGPVAAVCPASALQFHPHATVVVDEAAASKLKLADYFRHTYANKPDWQGI from the coding sequence GTGGAAGTTGTCATCGTCCCGGACGCCAAGGCGGGCGGCGAGATCATCGCCGAGGCCATGGCGGAGCTGCTCCGACGCAAGCCCGACGCCCTGCTCGGCGTGGCCACCGGCTCGACCCCGCTGCCCATTTACGAGGCGCTGGCGGCGAAGGCGGACTCCGGGGCCGTGGACGCCTCGCGTGCGCGGATCGCGCAGCTCGACGAGTACGTGGGACTGCCGGCCGAGCATCCCGAGTCGTACCGGTCGGTGCTGCGCCGGGAGGTGCTGGCGCCGCTGGGGCTGGACGTCGAGGCGTTCATGGGACCCGACGGCACCGCCGCGGACGTGCAGGCGGCGTGCGAGGCGTACGACAGGGCGCTGGCGGCGGCCGGCGGTGTGGACCTCCAGATCCTGGGGATCGGGACCGACGGGCACATCGGGTTCAACGAGCCGTGCTCCTCGCTCGCCTCGCGCACCCGGATCAAGACGCTGACCGAGCAGACCCGCGTCGACAACGCGCGGTTCTTCGAGGGCGACATCGAGCAGGTCCCGCACCACGTCATCACCCAGGGCATCGGCACGATCCTGGAGGCGCGGCACCTGGTGCTGCTCGCCACGGGTGACGGCAAGGCCGACGCGGTCGCGGCCACGGTGGAGGGCCCGGTCGCCGCGGTCTGCCCGGCCTCGGCGCTCCAGTTCCACCCGCACGCCACGGTCGTGGTCGACGAGGCGGCCGCGTCCAAGCTGAAGCTCGCGGACTACTTCCGGCACACGTACGCCAACAAGCCGGACTGGCAGGGGATTTAA
- a CDS encoding TetR/AcrR family transcriptional regulator, whose protein sequence is MVRSEGTGTDTEIEAKTRAVTRQRGRPRSFDRETALEKAILAFWEHGYEATSVSDLTRVMGIGAPSLYAAFGDKRSLFEEVVREYGARYGSFGERALAEEPTARGAVERMLREAAAEYTDPGRPHGCLVIHAATNCTTPDVEESLRARRNANIAAIQSRMGAGIAAGELPAGTDTAALARHTGAIIQGMSQQARDGATKQELEALAALAMTVWPPMP, encoded by the coding sequence ATGGTGCGCAGCGAGGGAACCGGTACGGATACCGAGATCGAGGCGAAGACCCGGGCGGTGACCAGGCAGCGCGGCCGCCCCCGTTCCTTCGACCGCGAGACGGCGCTGGAGAAGGCGATCCTCGCCTTCTGGGAGCACGGCTACGAGGCGACCTCCGTCTCCGACCTCACCCGCGTCATGGGCATCGGCGCCCCGAGTCTGTACGCGGCGTTCGGCGACAAACGGTCGCTGTTCGAGGAGGTCGTGCGCGAGTACGGCGCCAGGTACGGCTCGTTCGGTGAGCGCGCGCTCGCCGAGGAGCCCACCGCCCGCGGCGCCGTGGAGCGGATGCTGCGCGAGGCCGCCGCCGAATACACCGACCCGGGCCGCCCGCACGGCTGCCTGGTCATCCACGCGGCCACCAACTGCACGACACCGGACGTGGAGGAGTCGCTGCGCGCGCGGCGCAATGCCAACATCGCCGCCATCCAGAGCCGGATGGGAGCGGGCATCGCCGCCGGCGAGCTGCCCGCGGGCACCGACACGGCGGCCCTCGCCCGGCACACCGGGGCGATCATCCAGGGGATGTCCCAGCAGGCCCGCGACGGAGCCACGAAGCAGGAGCTGGAGGCGCTCGCCGCCCTCGCGATGACGGTCTGGCCGCCCATGCCCTGA